Proteins encoded together in one Impatiens glandulifera chromosome 1, dImpGla2.1, whole genome shotgun sequence window:
- the LOC124919173 gene encoding cellulose synthase A catalytic subunit 8 [UDP-forming] isoform X2, with amino-acid sequence MMESGVPICHTCGDQVGHSSTGELFVACHECNFPICKSCLDYQFKEGNTACMRCGAPQYDENPMSAINEPELSNNHINLPVQPNNGQDVGIHARNVSSVSTLDSELNDEYGNPIWKNRVESWKEKKGKKKKAANKVKEAEVPPAQQMEEKPQAVDTMQPLSRIVPIPKTQLTTYRIVIILRLIVLALFFQYRVTHPVDGAFGLWIVSVICEIWFAVSWVLDQFPKWSPINRETYIDRLSERYEKEGEPSQLAAVDFFVSTVDPLKEPALITANTVLSILAVDYPVDKVSCYVSDDGAAMLSFESLAETADFARMWVPFCKKFSIEPRAPEFYFSQKIDYLKDKVQPSFVKERRSMKREYEEYKVRINALVSKAQKMPEEGWTMQDGTPWPGNNSRDHPGMIQVFLGHSGAHDIEGNELPRLVYVSREKRPGYQHHKKAGAENALVRVSAVLTNAPFILNLDCDHYINNSKAIREAMCFMMDPSVGRDLCYVQFPQRFDGIDRHDRYANRNTVFFDVNMKGLDGIQGPVYVGTGCVFNRQALYGYGPPNLPGKTKSSSSSCSWCGSCCCCCLSKKPSKDGKEDYRDSKRDDLNAAIFNLRELENYDEYERSLLISQTSFEKTFGLSSVFIESTLMENGGLPESAYSSTLIKEAIHVISCGYEEKTAWGKEIGWIYGSVTEDILTGFKMQCRGWRSVYCMPLRPAFKGSAPINLSDRLHQVLRWALGSVEIFLSRHCPLWYGLGAGRLKGLQRMAYINTIVYPFTSLPLVAYCILPAICLLTGKFIIPTLSNLASMLFLALFISIILTSVIELRWSGVSIEAVWRNEQFWVIGGVSAHLFAVFQGILKMTVGLDTNFTVTAKAADDVDFGELYAFKWTTVLIPPTTIIIVNIVGVVAGFSDAMNKGYEAWGPLFGKVFFAFWVILHLYPFLKGLMGRQNRTPTIVVLWSVLLASVFSLVWVKINPFVSNNDATKLTQGCISIDC; translated from the exons ATGATGGAATCTGGTGTTCCAATATGCCACACATGTGGTGATCAAGTTGGCCATAGTTCCACCGGCGAATTGTTTGTAGCCTGCCATGAATGCAATTTTCCCATTTGTAAGTCCTGTTTGGATTATCAGTTCAAGGAGGGAAATACCGCCTGCATGAGGTGTGGAGCTCCTCAATATGATG AGAATCCAATGTCTGCAATTAATGAACCAGAACTATCTAACAACCATATCAATTTGCCAGTTCAACCAAACAATGGACAG GATGTTGGAATTCATGCGAGAAACGTGAGTAGCGTGTCTACGCTTGACAGTG AATTGAATGATGAATATGGGAACCCCATATGGAAAAATAGAGTGGAAAGCTGGAAAGAGAAGAagggaaaaaagaaaaaagctGCTAATAAGGTTAAAGAAGCTGAAGTTCCACCAGCTCAGCAAATGGAAGAGAAGCCTCA GGCAGTAGATACTATGCAGCCTTTGTCAAGAATTGTTCCAATCCCAAAGACACAGCTCACAACCTACAGAATTGTAATCATATTGAGGCTGATTGTTTTAGCCCTTTTTTTCCAGTACAGAGTGACTCATCCCGTTGATGGTGCTTTTGGCCTGTGGATTGTTTCTGTTATTTGCGAGATCTGGTTTGCTGTATCTTGGGTTTTGGATCAGTTTCCTAAATGGTCGCCTATTAACAGAGAAACATATATAGACAGGCTTTCTGAAAG GTATGAGAAGGAAGGTGAGCCTTCACAGCTTGCTGCTGTTGATTTCTTTGTTAGTACAGTCGATCCATTGAAAGAGCCTGCACTTATAACTGCAAACACGGTTTTGTCCATCCTTGCTGTGGACTACCCAGTTGATAAGGTTTCTTGCTATGTCTCTGACGATGGAGCAGCCATGCTTAGTTTCGAATCTCTTGCTGAAACAGCTGACTTTGCAAGGATGTGGGTACCGTTCTGCAAGAAATTCTCCATTGAACCTCGTGCACCCGAGTTCTACTTCTCACAGAAGATTGATTACTTGAAGGACAAAGTTCAGCCATCTTTTGTCAAGGAACGTAGATCAATGAAA AGGGAATATGAAGAGTACAAAGTGCGGATAAATGCATTAGTATCCAAGGCTCAGAAAATGCCAGAAGAAGGATGGACAATGCAGGATGGAACACCTTGGCCTGGAAACAACTCACGTGATCATCCAGGCATGATTCAG GTTTTCCTTGGGCATAGTGGTGCCCATGACATAGAAGGAAATGAACTCCCTCGCCTAGTTTACGTCTCTAGGGAGAAGAGGCCCGGTTATCAGCATCACAAGAAGGCTGGTGCCGAAAATGCTTTG GTACGAGTATCTGCAGTGCTAACGAATGCGCCTTTCATCCTCAATCTCGATTGTGATCATTACATCAACAATAGCAAGGCAATCCGTGAGGCCATGTGCTTCATGATGGATCCATCAGTTGGACGTGATCTATGTTACGTGCAATTCCCCCAGAGGTTTGATGGCATTGATAGACATGATCGATATGCAAATCGCAACACAGTCTTCTTCGAT GTTAACATGAAGGGATTGGATGGTATTCAAGGACCAGTTTACGTAGGAACGGGTTGTGTCTTCAACAGGCAAGCACTTTATGGATATGGACCTCCCAACTTGCCCGGAAAAACCAAATCGTCCTCGTCATCTTGTTCGTGGTGTGGAAGTTGTTGTTGCTGTTGTTTGTCGAAGAAACCTAGTAAAGATGGCAAGGAAGATTATCGAGATTCCAAGAGGGATGATCTAAATGCTGCTATTTTCAATCTAAGAGAACTTGAAA ATTATGATGAGTATGAGAGATCACTTCTTATCTCCCAGACAAGCTTTGAGAAGACATTCGGTTTATCCTCAGTGTTCATAGAATCTACATTAATGGAGAATGGAGGATTGCCTGAATCAGCATATTCATCAACTCTTATAAAGGAGGCGATCCATGTCATTAGCTGTGGGTATGAGGAAAAGACTGCATGGGGTAAAGAG ATTGGTTGGATATACGGTTCAGTGACAGAGGATATATTGACTGGATTCAAAATGCAATGTCGTGGATGGAGATCAGTTTACTGCATGCCATTGAGACCTGCATTTAAGGGATCTGCACCGATCAACTTGTCTGACCGGTTGCATCAGGTTCTCAGGTGGGCACTTGGTTCAGTGGAGATCTTTCTAAGTAGACACTGTCCTCTTTGGTATGGTCTTGGAGCAGGACGTCTAAAGGGACTCCAAAGAATGGCTTATATTAACACCATTGTTTATCCTTTCACTTCTCTCCCTCTAGTTGCTTATTGCATTCTCCCCGCCATTTGTCTCCTCACTGGAAAATTCATCATACCAACG ctGTCAAATCTGGCGAGTATGTTGTTTCTGGCACTCTTCATCTCCATCATCCTAACGAGTGTAATCGAGCTCCGATGGAGCGGCGTGAGCATCGAAGCGGTTTGGAGGAACGAGCAGTTCTGGGTAATAGGAGGCGTTTCGGCCCATCTATTCGCCGTGTTCCAAGGAATCTTGAAAATGACAGTGGGTCTGGACACCAACTTTACAGTTACGGCAAAGGCGGCGGACGACGTGGACTTCGGGGAACTGTACGCGTTCAAATGGACCACGGTTTTGATTCCTCCGACGACAATTATAATCGTGAACATAGTTGGGGTGGTTGCGGGTTTCTCTGACGCAATGAACAAAGGTTACGAGGCGTGGGGACCGCTGTTCGGGAAGGTGTTCTTTGCGTTTTGGGTGATTCTTCATCTTTATCCGTTTTTGAAGGGATTGATGGGAAGACAGAATAGGACTCCGACCATTGTTGTACTTTGGTCAGTTTTGTTGGCATCTGTGTTCTCTTTGGTGTGGGTTAAGATTAACCCTTTTGTCAGTAATAATGATGCTACTAAGTTGACACAAGGATGCATCTCTATTGATTGTTGA
- the LOC124919174 gene encoding uncharacterized protein LOC124919174 has product MPLFEIGIARPSVYSSCIFASRVQTHNKFVVGDVGKRFCSPSFPPKERDFSFRFISRKRSLVVIKAVTTVLEPVCSVQKDVLLQQLCSAAAVTAKIEQDDEPELDEREKLRRTRISKANKGNTPWNKGRKHSAETLQRIKERTKLAMQNPKVKQKLSNLGHAQSNETRAKIAIGVRMGWERRREKNKLQETCHYEWQNLVAEASRRGFIGQDEVQWDSYKILDADLQKGWLESIEQRRIASKPVGSKKAPKSAQQKKKISEAISAKWADPEYRSRVCSALAKYYSTTDGIEKKPRRKPVGEVQTRVRTPKRKTEDMKISEDKVSSQYQRPQLKSKAPLYKDPLASSKLEMIKNIRAQRTAKESKKTDAIESAKQMIVEAEKAVKALEVAAKRSPIAQASLIEARELIAEAIQSIRSLENGTTDSFGLENGTTDSLGLINDLETENNPREVNGIGKVNGNGFKDDLDIDLTNFSFHEFLNGKEKSLEELYQVEIDKNSILNGSSIGKNKSVSTQESNMMEIREKGIDLEECKTEKHELPSIERVVTKKWVCGRLVEVQLEGG; this is encoded by the exons ATGCCTTTGTTTG AAATCGGCATTGCCCGGCCTTCTGTTTACTCCTCCTGTATATTTGCATCAAGGGTTCAAACCCATAATAAATTTGTTGTCGGCGATGTGGGGAAAAGGTTCTGCTCTCCATCATTTCCCCCAAAGGAAAGAGATTTTAGCTTTAGGTTCATTTCCAGGAAAAGAAGTTTAGTTGTTATTAAGGCAGTGACTACTGTCCTTGAACCTGTTTGTTCGGTTCAGAAAGATGTCCTCTTGCAGCAGCTGTGTAGTGCTGCTGCTGTTACTGCAAAGATTGAGCAGGATGATGAACCGGAGCTGgatgaaagagagaaattgagaaGGACCAGGATTTCAAAAGCAAATAAAGGAAACACTCCATGGAATAAAGGAAGGAAGCATAGTGCAG AAACATTGCAGCGTATTAAAGAAAGAACCAAGCTTGCAATGCAGAATCCTAAG GTGAAGCAAAAGCTAAGTAACCTTGGGCATGCTCAAAG CAATGAGACCCGAGCAAAGATTGCGATTGGAGTGCGAATGGGATGGGAGAGACGTCGCGAGAAGAATAAGCTGCAAGAAACTTGTCACTATGAATGGCAGAATTTGGTAGCAGAAGCTTCTAGAAGGGGTTTTATCGGCCAGGATGAAGTTCAATGGGACTCATACAAGATTTTGGATGCAGACCTCCAGAAGGGATGGTTGGAAAGTATTGAGCAAAGGAGAATAGCTTCAAAGCCAGTAGGTAGCAAAAAAGCACCCAAGTCAGCTCAGCAAAAGAAGAAAATTTCTGAAGCAATCTCTGCCAAATGGGCTGATCCT GAATATCGCAGTAGGGTTTGCTCTGCCCTGGCAAAGTATTATAGCACAACTGACGGAATTGAGAAGAAACCGAGAAGAAAGCCAGTTGGAGAAGTACAAACCCGTGTAAGGACTCCCAAGAGGAAAACCGAAGATATGAAAATATCGGAAGACAAAGTTTCAAGTCAGTATCAACGGCCTCAATTGAAAAGCAAAGCGCCCTTGTATAAGGATCCTTTAGCAAGTTCCAAACTTGAGATGATAAAGAATATAAGAGCCCAAAGAACTGCCAAGGAATCGAAAAAAACTGATGCCATTGAAAGTGCTAA GCAAATGATTGTAGAAGCGGAAAAGGCTGTTAAAGCCCTTGAAGTGGCTGCAAAAAGGAGTCCCATTGCTCAGGCTTCTCTTATCGAAGCTAGAGAACTGATAGCTGAAGCAATCCAATCAATCCGATCCCTAGAGAATGGAACAACTGATTCATTTGGACTGGAGAATGGAACAACTGATTCATTAGGACTGATAAATGATCTCGAGACTGAAAACAACCCGAGAGAAGTTAATGGCATTGGTAAAGTGAATGGAAATGGTTTCAAAGATGACTTAGACATAGACTTAACCAATTTCTCCTTTCACGAATTCCTCAATGGAAAAGAGAAATCTCTGGAGGAGCTTTACCAAGTTGAAATCGACAAGAATAGTATCCTAAACGGGTCCAGCATTGGAAAGAATAAAAGCGTAAGTACGCAGGAATCAAATATGATGGAGATTCGTGAAAAGGGTATCGATCTAGAAGAGTGTAAAACGGAGAAGCATGAACTTCCGTCGATAGAAAGGGTAGTAACTAAGAAATGGGTTTGTGGGAGGCTTGTTGAAGTGCAGTTGGAAGGGGGATAA
- the LOC124919173 gene encoding cellulose synthase A catalytic subunit 8 [UDP-forming] isoform X1: MMESGVPICHTCGDQVGHSSTGELFVACHECNFPICKSCLDYQFKEGNTACMRCGAPQYDAENPMSAINEPELSNNHINLPVQPNNGQDVGIHARNVSSVSTLDSELNDEYGNPIWKNRVESWKEKKGKKKKAANKVKEAEVPPAQQMEEKPQAVDTMQPLSRIVPIPKTQLTTYRIVIILRLIVLALFFQYRVTHPVDGAFGLWIVSVICEIWFAVSWVLDQFPKWSPINRETYIDRLSERYEKEGEPSQLAAVDFFVSTVDPLKEPALITANTVLSILAVDYPVDKVSCYVSDDGAAMLSFESLAETADFARMWVPFCKKFSIEPRAPEFYFSQKIDYLKDKVQPSFVKERRSMKREYEEYKVRINALVSKAQKMPEEGWTMQDGTPWPGNNSRDHPGMIQVFLGHSGAHDIEGNELPRLVYVSREKRPGYQHHKKAGAENALVRVSAVLTNAPFILNLDCDHYINNSKAIREAMCFMMDPSVGRDLCYVQFPQRFDGIDRHDRYANRNTVFFDVNMKGLDGIQGPVYVGTGCVFNRQALYGYGPPNLPGKTKSSSSSCSWCGSCCCCCLSKKPSKDGKEDYRDSKRDDLNAAIFNLRELENYDEYERSLLISQTSFEKTFGLSSVFIESTLMENGGLPESAYSSTLIKEAIHVISCGYEEKTAWGKEIGWIYGSVTEDILTGFKMQCRGWRSVYCMPLRPAFKGSAPINLSDRLHQVLRWALGSVEIFLSRHCPLWYGLGAGRLKGLQRMAYINTIVYPFTSLPLVAYCILPAICLLTGKFIIPTLSNLASMLFLALFISIILTSVIELRWSGVSIEAVWRNEQFWVIGGVSAHLFAVFQGILKMTVGLDTNFTVTAKAADDVDFGELYAFKWTTVLIPPTTIIIVNIVGVVAGFSDAMNKGYEAWGPLFGKVFFAFWVILHLYPFLKGLMGRQNRTPTIVVLWSVLLASVFSLVWVKINPFVSNNDATKLTQGCISIDC; encoded by the exons ATGATGGAATCTGGTGTTCCAATATGCCACACATGTGGTGATCAAGTTGGCCATAGTTCCACCGGCGAATTGTTTGTAGCCTGCCATGAATGCAATTTTCCCATTTGTAAGTCCTGTTTGGATTATCAGTTCAAGGAGGGAAATACCGCCTGCATGAGGTGTGGAGCTCCTCAATATGATG CAGAGAATCCAATGTCTGCAATTAATGAACCAGAACTATCTAACAACCATATCAATTTGCCAGTTCAACCAAACAATGGACAG GATGTTGGAATTCATGCGAGAAACGTGAGTAGCGTGTCTACGCTTGACAGTG AATTGAATGATGAATATGGGAACCCCATATGGAAAAATAGAGTGGAAAGCTGGAAAGAGAAGAagggaaaaaagaaaaaagctGCTAATAAGGTTAAAGAAGCTGAAGTTCCACCAGCTCAGCAAATGGAAGAGAAGCCTCA GGCAGTAGATACTATGCAGCCTTTGTCAAGAATTGTTCCAATCCCAAAGACACAGCTCACAACCTACAGAATTGTAATCATATTGAGGCTGATTGTTTTAGCCCTTTTTTTCCAGTACAGAGTGACTCATCCCGTTGATGGTGCTTTTGGCCTGTGGATTGTTTCTGTTATTTGCGAGATCTGGTTTGCTGTATCTTGGGTTTTGGATCAGTTTCCTAAATGGTCGCCTATTAACAGAGAAACATATATAGACAGGCTTTCTGAAAG GTATGAGAAGGAAGGTGAGCCTTCACAGCTTGCTGCTGTTGATTTCTTTGTTAGTACAGTCGATCCATTGAAAGAGCCTGCACTTATAACTGCAAACACGGTTTTGTCCATCCTTGCTGTGGACTACCCAGTTGATAAGGTTTCTTGCTATGTCTCTGACGATGGAGCAGCCATGCTTAGTTTCGAATCTCTTGCTGAAACAGCTGACTTTGCAAGGATGTGGGTACCGTTCTGCAAGAAATTCTCCATTGAACCTCGTGCACCCGAGTTCTACTTCTCACAGAAGATTGATTACTTGAAGGACAAAGTTCAGCCATCTTTTGTCAAGGAACGTAGATCAATGAAA AGGGAATATGAAGAGTACAAAGTGCGGATAAATGCATTAGTATCCAAGGCTCAGAAAATGCCAGAAGAAGGATGGACAATGCAGGATGGAACACCTTGGCCTGGAAACAACTCACGTGATCATCCAGGCATGATTCAG GTTTTCCTTGGGCATAGTGGTGCCCATGACATAGAAGGAAATGAACTCCCTCGCCTAGTTTACGTCTCTAGGGAGAAGAGGCCCGGTTATCAGCATCACAAGAAGGCTGGTGCCGAAAATGCTTTG GTACGAGTATCTGCAGTGCTAACGAATGCGCCTTTCATCCTCAATCTCGATTGTGATCATTACATCAACAATAGCAAGGCAATCCGTGAGGCCATGTGCTTCATGATGGATCCATCAGTTGGACGTGATCTATGTTACGTGCAATTCCCCCAGAGGTTTGATGGCATTGATAGACATGATCGATATGCAAATCGCAACACAGTCTTCTTCGAT GTTAACATGAAGGGATTGGATGGTATTCAAGGACCAGTTTACGTAGGAACGGGTTGTGTCTTCAACAGGCAAGCACTTTATGGATATGGACCTCCCAACTTGCCCGGAAAAACCAAATCGTCCTCGTCATCTTGTTCGTGGTGTGGAAGTTGTTGTTGCTGTTGTTTGTCGAAGAAACCTAGTAAAGATGGCAAGGAAGATTATCGAGATTCCAAGAGGGATGATCTAAATGCTGCTATTTTCAATCTAAGAGAACTTGAAA ATTATGATGAGTATGAGAGATCACTTCTTATCTCCCAGACAAGCTTTGAGAAGACATTCGGTTTATCCTCAGTGTTCATAGAATCTACATTAATGGAGAATGGAGGATTGCCTGAATCAGCATATTCATCAACTCTTATAAAGGAGGCGATCCATGTCATTAGCTGTGGGTATGAGGAAAAGACTGCATGGGGTAAAGAG ATTGGTTGGATATACGGTTCAGTGACAGAGGATATATTGACTGGATTCAAAATGCAATGTCGTGGATGGAGATCAGTTTACTGCATGCCATTGAGACCTGCATTTAAGGGATCTGCACCGATCAACTTGTCTGACCGGTTGCATCAGGTTCTCAGGTGGGCACTTGGTTCAGTGGAGATCTTTCTAAGTAGACACTGTCCTCTTTGGTATGGTCTTGGAGCAGGACGTCTAAAGGGACTCCAAAGAATGGCTTATATTAACACCATTGTTTATCCTTTCACTTCTCTCCCTCTAGTTGCTTATTGCATTCTCCCCGCCATTTGTCTCCTCACTGGAAAATTCATCATACCAACG ctGTCAAATCTGGCGAGTATGTTGTTTCTGGCACTCTTCATCTCCATCATCCTAACGAGTGTAATCGAGCTCCGATGGAGCGGCGTGAGCATCGAAGCGGTTTGGAGGAACGAGCAGTTCTGGGTAATAGGAGGCGTTTCGGCCCATCTATTCGCCGTGTTCCAAGGAATCTTGAAAATGACAGTGGGTCTGGACACCAACTTTACAGTTACGGCAAAGGCGGCGGACGACGTGGACTTCGGGGAACTGTACGCGTTCAAATGGACCACGGTTTTGATTCCTCCGACGACAATTATAATCGTGAACATAGTTGGGGTGGTTGCGGGTTTCTCTGACGCAATGAACAAAGGTTACGAGGCGTGGGGACCGCTGTTCGGGAAGGTGTTCTTTGCGTTTTGGGTGATTCTTCATCTTTATCCGTTTTTGAAGGGATTGATGGGAAGACAGAATAGGACTCCGACCATTGTTGTACTTTGGTCAGTTTTGTTGGCATCTGTGTTCTCTTTGGTGTGGGTTAAGATTAACCCTTTTGTCAGTAATAATGATGCTACTAAGTTGACACAAGGATGCATCTCTATTGATTGTTGA